The following are encoded in a window of Physeter macrocephalus isolate SW-GA unplaced genomic scaffold, ASM283717v5 random_331, whole genome shotgun sequence genomic DNA:
- the CITED4 gene encoding cbp/p300-interacting transactivator 4 has protein sequence MADHLMLAEGYSLVPRPPPGAPAHGPHALRTLQPYSGPGLDSGLRPRGAPLGPPPPPPGALAYGAFGPPPAFQPFPAVPPPAPGSAHLQPVATLYPGRATAPPGAPGGPPGPQPVPGAPAPPLPPPAHALGGMDAELIDEEALTSLELELGLHRVRDLPELFLGQSEFDCFSDLGSAQPAGSVSC, from the coding sequence ATGGCCGACCACCTGATGCTCGCCGAGGGCTACAGCCTGGTGCCGAGGCCGCCGCCTGGCGCGCCCGCCCATGGCCCTCACGCGCTTCGGACGCTGCAGCCCTACTCGGGCCCGGGCCTGGACAGCGGGTTGCGGCCGCGGGGGGCTCCGCTGGGCCCGCCGCCGCCTCCACCGGGGGCCCTGGCGTACGGGGCCTTCGGGCCGCCGCCTGCCTTCCAGCCCTTTCCGGCCGTGCCACCGCCGGCCCCGGGCAGCGCGCACCTGCAGCCCGTGGCGACGCTGTACCCGGGCCGCGCCACCGCGCCCCCCGGCGCCCCGGGAGGACCTCCGGGCCCGCAGCCGGTGCCAGGCGCCCCGGCCCCGCCACTGCCGCCGCCCGCGCACGCCCTGGGAGGCATGGACGCCGAACTCATCGACGAGGAGGCGCTGACGTCGCTGGAGCTCGAGCTCGGGCTGCACCGCGTGCGCGATCTGCCCGAGCTCTTCCTGGGCCAGAGCGAGTTCGACTGCTTCTCGGACTTGGGATCGGCGCAGCCCGCCGGCTCGGTGAGCTGCTGA